In one window of Aphidius gifuensis isolate YNYX2018 linkage group LG4, ASM1490517v1, whole genome shotgun sequence DNA:
- the LOC122855071 gene encoding uncharacterized protein LOC122855071 isoform X2, which produces MIYDPSVTTTKLAPHRELLPSYLQSQSTPPTTFKQQQYHEDAEQFWKKLSQNDNEQKQEKNHKYSRYQIVVNKRGGERTINDERIHNFDPVLQRRDVQCPERLTYGLFPYPSDCTKYIHCAKGVLSIQNCSSGTVFNPINKNCDLSNNNRSCKDIRAIEDDFQFMVFNKSSFYSIHENGNTQRLKIPLRINQSISCPIGYSGILPHSNDCKKFLQCHHGTTNIQDCGPGTAFNPISSVCDWPYNVPGCHHKSKQDVYISHEESGLDQSGIEARKWHGYGRNNNDASGIINSWVHLTKTHNNNLNKPDELQHPWDQETEYGNYQQLGFEPHHNPGFYPYHQDQQHQSTSIVIPQQDLEDTRDQTSTSRSEQSWKQDITSGHINVDEDYHEEERLNIQKVVKEGNNILNQENRGWKQNSQHSKDGQQKTGELIRNPWKNQQYGEHHIQKSTLPSFENRGD; this is translated from the exons ATG ATTTACGATCCGAGTGtgacaacaacaaaattagcACCACATAGGGAATTATTGCCTTCGTATCTACAAAGTCAAAGCACTCCACCAACTACTTTTAAACAGCAACAGTACCATGAAGATGCAGAACAATTTTGGAAAAAACTATcacaaaatgataatgaacaaAAACAAGAAAAGAACCATAAGTACTCACGTTACCAGATTGTTGTCAATAAGAGAGGTGGTGAGAGGACAATTAATGATGAAAGAATTCACAACTTCGATCCAGTACTA CAAAGACGAGATGTTCAATGTCCTGAAAGATTGACCTATGGATTATTTCCTTATCCATCTGATTgcacaaaatatattcattgcGCCAAGGGCGTTCTATCGATTCAAAATTGTAGTAGTGGCACAGTTTTCAATCCCATTAATAAAAACTGTGATCTTTCGAATAACAACAGAAGTTGCAAAG aTATTCGTGCAATAGAAGACGACTTTCAATTTATGGTTTTCAATAAATCGTCATTCTACTCAATACATGAGAACGGAAATACCCAACGATTGAAGATCCCTCTAAGAATAAACCAGTCAATATCCTGTCCGATTGGTTACAGCGGAATTTTGCCTCATTCAAacgattgtaaaaaatttttacaatgtcACCATGGAACAACAAATATTCAGGATTGTGGACCTGGAACTGCATTCAATCCCATCTCTAGCGTTTGTGATTGGCCTTACAACGTCCCAGGTTGTCATCATAAATCGAAGCAAGATGTTTATATTTCCCACGAGGAATCTGGACTTGACCAATCTGGTATTGAGGCAAGAAAATGGCACGGATATGGTCGAAACAATAATGATGCAAGTGGTATAATTAATAGTTGGGTTCATTTAACTAAAactcacaataataatttgaacaaACCAGATGAGCTGCAACATCCTTGGGATCAAGAGACGGAATACGGGAATTATCAACAACTCGGGTTTGAGCCTCACCATAACCCAG GTTTTTACCCTTACCATCAAGACCAACAACACCAAAGTACCTCGATTGTTATTCCCCAGCAAGATCTTGAAGACACCAGGGACCAAACTAGCACCTCCCGTTCAGAACAGAGCTGGAAACAAGATATAACTTCTGGTCATATCAATGTCGATGAAGACTACCACGAAGAAGAAAGACTGAATATCCAAAAAGTAGTAAAAGAAGGTAATAACATATTGAATCAAGAAAATAGAGGTTGGAAACAAAATTCTCAACATTCTAAAGATGGCCAGCAGAAAACAGGAGAATTAATCCGGAATCCTTGGAAGAATCAGCAATATGGAGAACATCACATACAAAAATCCACTCTCCCATCTTTCGAAAACCGAGGTGATTAA
- the LOC122855071 gene encoding uncharacterized protein LOC122855071 isoform X1 — protein MVSSTVKQVKTFKIDFFFLLSFLIFNRVSTIYDPSVTTTKLAPHRELLPSYLQSQSTPPTTFKQQQYHEDAEQFWKKLSQNDNEQKQEKNHKYSRYQIVVNKRGGERTINDERIHNFDPVLQRRDVQCPERLTYGLFPYPSDCTKYIHCAKGVLSIQNCSSGTVFNPINKNCDLSNNNRSCKDIRAIEDDFQFMVFNKSSFYSIHENGNTQRLKIPLRINQSISCPIGYSGILPHSNDCKKFLQCHHGTTNIQDCGPGTAFNPISSVCDWPYNVPGCHHKSKQDVYISHEESGLDQSGIEARKWHGYGRNNNDASGIINSWVHLTKTHNNNLNKPDELQHPWDQETEYGNYQQLGFEPHHNPGFYPYHQDQQHQSTSIVIPQQDLEDTRDQTSTSRSEQSWKQDITSGHINVDEDYHEEERLNIQKVVKEGNNILNQENRGWKQNSQHSKDGQQKTGELIRNPWKNQQYGEHHIQKSTLPSFENRGD, from the exons ATGGTATCGAGTACTGTTAAACAAGTTAAAACCtttaaaatcgattttttttttctgttatcttttttaatttttaatcgagTTTCAACG ATTTACGATCCGAGTGtgacaacaacaaaattagcACCACATAGGGAATTATTGCCTTCGTATCTACAAAGTCAAAGCACTCCACCAACTACTTTTAAACAGCAACAGTACCATGAAGATGCAGAACAATTTTGGAAAAAACTATcacaaaatgataatgaacaaAAACAAGAAAAGAACCATAAGTACTCACGTTACCAGATTGTTGTCAATAAGAGAGGTGGTGAGAGGACAATTAATGATGAAAGAATTCACAACTTCGATCCAGTACTA CAAAGACGAGATGTTCAATGTCCTGAAAGATTGACCTATGGATTATTTCCTTATCCATCTGATTgcacaaaatatattcattgcGCCAAGGGCGTTCTATCGATTCAAAATTGTAGTAGTGGCACAGTTTTCAATCCCATTAATAAAAACTGTGATCTTTCGAATAACAACAGAAGTTGCAAAG aTATTCGTGCAATAGAAGACGACTTTCAATTTATGGTTTTCAATAAATCGTCATTCTACTCAATACATGAGAACGGAAATACCCAACGATTGAAGATCCCTCTAAGAATAAACCAGTCAATATCCTGTCCGATTGGTTACAGCGGAATTTTGCCTCATTCAAacgattgtaaaaaatttttacaatgtcACCATGGAACAACAAATATTCAGGATTGTGGACCTGGAACTGCATTCAATCCCATCTCTAGCGTTTGTGATTGGCCTTACAACGTCCCAGGTTGTCATCATAAATCGAAGCAAGATGTTTATATTTCCCACGAGGAATCTGGACTTGACCAATCTGGTATTGAGGCAAGAAAATGGCACGGATATGGTCGAAACAATAATGATGCAAGTGGTATAATTAATAGTTGGGTTCATTTAACTAAAactcacaataataatttgaacaaACCAGATGAGCTGCAACATCCTTGGGATCAAGAGACGGAATACGGGAATTATCAACAACTCGGGTTTGAGCCTCACCATAACCCAG GTTTTTACCCTTACCATCAAGACCAACAACACCAAAGTACCTCGATTGTTATTCCCCAGCAAGATCTTGAAGACACCAGGGACCAAACTAGCACCTCCCGTTCAGAACAGAGCTGGAAACAAGATATAACTTCTGGTCATATCAATGTCGATGAAGACTACCACGAAGAAGAAAGACTGAATATCCAAAAAGTAGTAAAAGAAGGTAATAACATATTGAATCAAGAAAATAGAGGTTGGAAACAAAATTCTCAACATTCTAAAGATGGCCAGCAGAAAACAGGAGAATTAATCCGGAATCCTTGGAAGAATCAGCAATATGGAGAACATCACATACAAAAATCCACTCTCCCATCTTTCGAAAACCGAGGTGATTAA